From the Cydia amplana chromosome 8, ilCydAmpl1.1, whole genome shotgun sequence genome, the window tagcattgagtagcagaactatcagtactgctacttgacaatagatagtaaaaccgaccggaaagtcttatgctgttgagataagactttccggtcggtgctacatctattgtcaagtagcagtactgatagttccgctactcaatgctagatgtagacactgaaattaatagtctgaactgatgtatggagtgagcactcttgtcttactatatttctataTGCCTATAGTTAGGTACACAACATCGGGTATTAGTCCAAGAACAAGAATTAAGAGTAGGACGCTAGAGGTTAAGAAATAAGACTCACTTCCAACTCTCCAGTCAGGAACTGCCTTTCAAATTCAGCATTCTCTCCAACATAAGATGCAATCATCCTTTTGATTTGTTTGCTCTTGAGCAATATACCCAGGCCAAAGTTCTCCActcctacaaaaaaaatactaagcTTGAAAAAGGTTATTCTTTTAAAGAAGACCTTATTCAAAAGTTTCATCACTATCAGCTAATAGTTACctataatttaaatacaagttAACTATAAATACACTTGCAAGTTACAGAAGTTTCCACAAAGTTGAGATAGTACTTGGGAACTTTTGAAAATTGTCaggaagtaagtaggtacaggtaGTTCCCATTTTAGAAAGTTTTTGAtaagaaattaaataagtaagtaagtattaagtTTATGAAAAAGTTAGTGTACCTACCTGCATTGTTGGAAACAACAGTCAACCCACTGACTTTTTGATTATTTAAGGCTTGAATAAGATTTTCCGGTATGCCGCACAACCCGAAACCGCCGACCAGAAGTTTAGACCCGTCTTTAATGTCCTTTACGGCTTCGTTGACATCGCTGTAGATTTTCCCTTTTTTGCTTGAAGTGCTGTAATTTGCACACGACAGAACCTGGAAATAAAGTATTTGACAATTTCACCTTTAATATGTGTTTAATATGTTACGCAACATCgcacataaatacataaataagtaGACGAAACTACGTAAACAAACTTGTTTGAAGATTCCACAGTAGGACGCATTTAAAAACAACCTTATGACATTGATTCATTGATTAAATTCACATGAGCACTTACCTTACTTATAGAGTACAAGGGTTTTGTGTTCGACAAGCTAAATATACGGACAATCGTCATGGGAGCCATtctaatttttttgtaatttttaatttccGATGTGCAGCTGTTTTGCAgtaagttgtttttgtttacattCGTTCGTCCCTTCTTACGTCAAACTGGCCAGTGACAGTCAAAATGTCAAAGATGCcggtaacaaaaaaaacttttaactTCACTACTATTGTTTCACGGCAAGAGCAGCGAACAAAGTGAACAAACTGCCGCACGGTTGCTAAAATAGAGACAATAATAAAATGATAAGAAAGATATTATAATCACTTGTTTGCGTCTTCGGTGGGCAGGTTCGAGGTCAACGGGTAAGCAAATATACCAGATCATGCCATTCGTTATGTAAATTCCACATTAATAAGTATATTGTTTACACACCACACCTCCCGCTCGGCCTGTTATTTCTTgttaagtatatattatatttaagccTACCTCCGTTACCACATATTGCGCTTGCGATTACCTATTTTATAGGTTTGTAActttgtaccagggatgttgcggatgccgattttttgacatccgcggatgcggatgcggatttttaaaggctcacatccgcggatgcgcatccgcattaactccgcatcgattttatgcggatgttgaaaataatgcggaagttccgcgattgcggatgcggatattcgcaacatccctggtttgtacCTATAAAATAGGTAAGCGTGGACCTAGAACTCtatgggtaggtacttacaacataggtaggtacctatttgttttgtCTTTATATTAACTCTTCAACGGAACTTTCCTAGTTTTTCTACCTTTGTCTGTTGAAACAAGACCACGTTAAACCATTTGGCTAGATTAATTTCTTGTCTTTGTAATCGAAGTCTATGTCGGTTATATAAAAAAACGTTagtgtaaaaaaccggccaagtgcgtgtcgtgTCGAATCAGACCAAAATGTTTCCTAACTATACCTATCATATTAATCATTAATATACTATAATCTATACACAATCTCTAAATGTCaatcttctatgaaattatgacgtttaggtaaataacacttgcacagggcTATCAAAATCTTTGCCTGATTGATACTGATGGAGTGAAGCTAAGTACCTAAAGCATAAATAAGttgtaaaaagtaataaaactttTCTTAAATTAGAATAAAACGAAGTACTATAAACCATGAATTTTATTAAATCTTAAGAGTGTAATTAcacaatataaacaaataaatgaattagACATAAAATACTAGGTAAATTTAATCATTCAATATTTTAAGTATACTTATCTTATGTCTTAACTAGTGACTGTACAATACATTAGCTAGTATAACTTTAACTATTAAATGGGGTAGTTGAATTCTGGTATAGGCAAGCCAGCGCATAAGTTTAGTTTAATTACTCAGTGATAATAGTGTGAAATACCTATGGTAATATGAAATTTAAGAAAATGCGAATTTAACGGCGAATATGCATGACTGGAATCAGTTTAAACAATACGATGCATGCCTACTACTGACCTACAGAGGGCGTCAATGGGCCATGATGCTCCGTGGCGTCTGCGTTAAGCTTTTAACCTCATTATACTCTACACATACAAGAAAGTATGAGATTGATTATACAATTTGGTCTATAACTATATAGCGGAGAAatatgatggctcctctacacgatgggccaacgccggccactccaagggacccagccatgcggtagaatgagatagcaatatcacttgctccctctaacgcataaatgcgtcccttggagtggccggcgttggcccatcgtttAGAGGAGCCATGATGGGTATCCATCATATTTCGCCGCAACTACGCCCTGTCCTAAAGATTGGGCAAGCGCTATGTTAACACGTAAGTTGAcaaaaaaagcaacaacggttgcactccgggagtgccgatagaagtgaaaactcacctcactatgttaccgacgcccggtaacaataaatacgtttagcggaggtattctatttatttattatatattattatcattctcaaataagatcacactttttcattgacatgtttatttacatactgccatgacaacgtcaaattatttgaacataggtaaagagtcttgaaaaggagtccgcaacataaatgtcaaataacattgaggttttctttattgatttaaatgccatctaaattatgagtggccatctaaaccttacgccccttaccgtcacgtgatcgccttacgctgtctcgagtttgtcattttttccccacctcaaaaagtgcccagcgccgctaaagaagtgttCACTTCAATAATCTATAGGAAATATCAAATAGTATGACAACAGTCACTTGGTGCCATATAACTGTTAATTAAGAATAATGATGATCAATATCACTTATACAATTTGTACTCTAATATCCAAACTATCACAACATGTATTACAAAAGGCACTGCTGGAATTTCACATTGTACACTTACGTTCTGTAACATAATACTAACAGGATGATAGGCACTTGACAGACATTTTCATTCATACAAATTGCTTAATACCAATAAACTTACTTAGCACCCTAGTCCTTGTCCTTACAAAATTAGGTCAATTTTATATATTCACTAACTCAACTCtaagataataattataaatctcTGTTGGTTTATAAATTATCTATAAGTATAAAtttgtataaatttaatatactcTCAGAAATTGCACCGATGAATTATTGCTTATTAGGCTTTACAAGCCCCAAGTATTTTTTGGATACAGTCGAGTAGAGCAATTTGAAAACCGAGCGACTGTTTGGGATTTTGATAACTATGAACTTACGAGTACacatgtattttataataaatgtaaaataaatacaatgacAATCAAATGTGTCGTTTCCAAGCAAAAAgtcccactttgtcgcttacactttgacaggttattcgtataaagatacaagtAAATCTCGTTcttatggtaagcgacaaagtgggacctagctttgactagacttcgacacaaattattattcatttaatttcatcaTCATATATGATTCATATATTACGATTCTCTTTAAGTACCATATATTCAACGTTAACAATTTCTTTGTTTAAGTCGACATTTAACTGCATATTTGAACATGAGAATGCGTTGCGATAGGCAATTTAAATACTTAACACGATAGTGCTCAAGCCAAGTTTGGATTAAATTATGTCTTTGTCTACCAATAGTATTTCTAACTGAGCCTGCCAGATCTAGCATCTGTGATAGCTCCCCAAAGTTCAATAATGAATTCATCCGTAAACCCGAATTCTTGCAAGTCGCTGTTGTCTATAGCTTCAGCTAGCTGCATGGAATTTGTTTTGCCCTCAGACAAGTCCCACATTTGCGTAGCCAGCTCGGCGTCGTTGATGCCCATGAAAGATTCCAACAGAGAGTTTATTTTCTCTATGCCCGCTTTCGATTTCTCGTCATGCTGAAACAGATTggaaaaacatcactgttagaTTATAAGTTTAGACGTGTCACTTCGGTTTCCAAGTTTAATTGCGATCGTAATCTACTCAAGACATGGTAACATTTTAACATTtgcctatatttttttagtaaccAGAGTACATTTATGTCGTTTTCGAGAACGTTCTCCGTTTACTATAGAACATATTGTCAAGTGAGAACGTTTCCGGTTTCCGTACCTATCGCATATAAAACGGAGAGAGTTCTAGAGAACATCTCTCATTCAGAGTATaatttcttaaaatatttaattattagtcAAGAGTCGTTCGTGAGACTATGGGTAAAGCCTTCTACGAAAAGTCGTGAGAAAACAAATCCTATATTagtaaatgaatatttttttagtcttatttattattttacgttATATTTGTAAATGAGTTTTCGGAAACAATTCCGTTGTTTTCTGTGAAATTTAAAATAGAGGTGTAAATTAAAGACTGAAAAGGCCAGAAATCGTTCATTTATTTTGTGTAATCTCCGGGAATAAGAGTATTTCGAGAGATCTTACTACTTTTTACGCGTCCAAATAGCGCCTTCAGTTTTTGTACAAGCTATTTTAGCGAAACAAACTTTGGTTTtaaactatgtatgtatataaagttataaacttTCAACTGAATGCATTTTTGAATGAGATCACCTATGTATAATGAAAATTCACATTATTATGAAAATGCCATGCGCGTCATTGCATTGTGATATATCGAAGTTTAATAATCATTAATGTATGTTTAGAATCGCACATGGATTACTCattaatattacattatgtGACTCACCTCATTTTCAATAGTGGCCTGACCATTTGCCTTAAATCTAAGTGTTTCCTTCCCTGAGCCATAATTTTGTTTCTTTCCTGCCCTGGCACTACTCGTCTTTGGTCCAATGCTGTTAAAACCGCTCTTTAGCGGCTCCACAAGTCGTATAGTAAATGTCGTGCCTTTAGGGATATCTTTTAATGTTTTTGCTACTTCGTAATGTCTTTTGCCCACCATATTTAATCCGTCTAGTTTTTCAATGTGGTCACCGACCTGAAA encodes:
- the LOC134650242 gene encoding PDZ domain-containing protein GIPC3 is translated as MSLFKKKAPKYTAPPVPPVPAEEVPPANGVDNNNGAQKSQLVFHCQQAHGSPLGLISGFSNVKELYQKIAECYDFPPEDILFCTLNTHKVDMKKLLGGQIGLEDFIFAHRKGRPKEIEIVKTEDALGLTITDNGAGYAFIKRMKEGSIVSRIPHIEVGDHIEKLDGLNMVGKRHYEVAKTLKDIPKGTTFTIRLVEPLKSGFNSIGPKTSSARAGKKQNYGSGKETLRFKANGQATIENEHDEKSKAGIEKINSLLESFMGINDAELATQMWDLSEGKTNSMQLAEAIDNSDLQEFGFTDEFIIELWGAITDARSGRLS